Genomic segment of Penaeus vannamei isolate JL-2024 chromosome 36, ASM4276789v1, whole genome shotgun sequence:
ctctctctccttttcccttcccctctcattttccctccctccctctctctccctcctattcacctcctctcccctccctctctttctctttggtttcaTCCGTTGTGAGAAATTGTTCTCATTATCTTCGTTCCAGTTAACATGAGATATGCGTGTAACGGCGATAATGCGGCCGACGATAACAGGAAAACGATCATAGTGACACTAACAATATACATAACCAGTTAAATCaccaaaataaacagacaaacaaacgaacggcgcgaggggggggggcacaaaatGCTGTTGGGAAATTCCTGCGCTTCGGTTCTGGAGGAGGAACAgttatggaaaagaaaaaagatggaggaggaggaggaggaggaggaggacagagcgATCCAAGCACAGCATATGTGGAATAGAAACTTCCACATATGTTGTTGAGATTTTTAGGGCATGAGTcacggggagaggggtgggaggggggtagagggaggtaaggggagggggagagatggggaagggagggggaggcaggggaggaaagggtaagggggagggaggagggaggggcagcgtCTCAGACTTCcggtttgttttcttatttgttcttctcctatttctcttctcccttcttgctCATCTTCTTCGTCTGCTTTCTCTTACGTTTCCTGCCTCTTTCGAAAATTGTTTTCGTTCTTCACCGTCTACTTGTCTTATCAGCAGAGATCCAAAGAATTTATTTCAAGTATATGATATagctatatgtgtgtacgtgtgaatgaaGAACTCGCTTTGCAAAAACAAGatttaataaagagagagagacagagagagagcaagacagaatgagagaaacggaggtcagagagagatacaaactgatagatagagagaaatattgatagacagagagagggagggagtcccccccccccccactggcgAGCGCGTGCCTCGGAGGGAAATTTCTGCATTAATCACCACCACGAGAGAATCTGCACCTCCGCCATTTGCCTCGTGTGGCGCGCTAGAATTAcggtcgagggggagggagggagggaaggaggggaagggagggagggaaggagggggaggggaagggagggacggaaggagggggagggaggaagggaggagggaagaagggggttgcGAAGAGAAATCTGGTGGCCATTGTTTCCAGGAAACGGACTCTCAAAAgatctctcttgctcctctcggTCTCCGCCAGTCTGCTTgccttccatctctctatttcctcattatctgcatttgtttatatgattatatccAGGTGTCGAccgcatatgtctgtctgtcagccaatATGTCTCTGTTTCATTCACatcattcctccctcactctgtATTTTACGGCGATATAAAATCGACTTCTTCAGTCCCTTAGAAATCCATCAACTGCtgcaacgataataaataaacaaagaaatttaCGGCCGCGAGGCGGAAATTCAATGTCGCACGCGTGTAATAGGAGAGTCCGGTGTGAAAATTGTGTCACTGCgcgctccgttttcttttttcttcttcttcgttttctgtggAACGCGGCCAGATGTTGCCATATGGCGATCATTTTTACGGGTTTTTATATCAACTTTTAATTgaccttgggtgtgtgtgtgtgtatgtatacatatatatgtgtgtatatatatgtgtgtgtgtgtgtgtgtgtgtgtaaataatatatatgtatatatatatatatatatatatatatatatatatatatatatatatatatatacatatatatatatttatatatataatataatatatatatatatatatatatatacatacacacacacaaatgatatatattcatacaaatgtacgtgtatatatatacatatatatgtgggtgtatatatatgtacatatgtatatatatatatatatatatatatatatatatatatatatatatatatatatagatgtgtgtgtgtgtgtgtgtatgtatatgcgtgtgtgtgtatatatatatatatatatatatatatatatatatatatatatatatatatatagagagagagagagagagagagagagagagagagagagagagagagagagagagagagagagagcgagagagagcgagagagagcgagagagagcgagagcagagcgagagagagagagagagagagagagagagagagagagagagagagagagagagagagagagagagagagagaccttcgagagagagagagctgttaaCTTTTCAtagtattttattgatttttcctCTGCTGTTGTGGCTGCATCCACAGCTGTTACACTTTCTACCCTAAAGTATTTTATCAATTTTCCTCTGCTTGTTGACGCAGCTGCGAAGAAACGCTACACTTTCTACCCTAAAATGACATCAATTTTCCGCTTGTTGACGGAAGTCGCGGCTCGCGTGGGTCCGAATCGCGCGTCTGTTTCCCGGTCTCTCTTTTGGGATTCCTGGCGGAggaggcggcgagggcggcgctcGGGCTCCTCTCCGGCGGGTTGGGGGGACCAGGCTGCTGCGGTGTGATTCCCattcgcacacacagacacacacacacacacacacatatatatatatatatatatatatatatatatatatatatatatatatacatatacatgtatttatgtatatatatgtatatatatatgcatgtatatatatatatatatatatatatatatatatatatatatatatatgtatatatatatatatatatatgtatgtatatatatacttatatatatgtatgtattcataaatatatactatatatatatatgtatatcataaatatatatatatatatatgtgtgtgtgtgtgtgtgtgtgtgtgtgtgtgtgtgtgtgtgtgtgtgtgtgtgtgtgtgtgtgtgtgtgtgtgtgtgtgtgtgtgtgtgtgtgtagatagatatatacacacgtgtgtgtatatgtatggatgtatatatatatatatatatatatatatatatatatatatatgtgtgtgtgtgtgtgtgtgtgtgtgtgtgtgtgtgtgtgtgtgtgtgtgtgtatgtgtgtgtgtgtgtgtgtgtatgcatgtaagtattgtCTACCAAAAATATCTCGGATAAAGAGAAACTGCGAGGACAATAAAGcgacgaaaaagaaaacatgacaaCCGCCCGAAGTCATTCAAGCTAACGGACAAATCCAGGAAGGGTTACTGACCTAAATCCGTCTGGCGAGTTACGGAACGCCAcccctttttcgctctctctccgtcctcctcgaACGGAACTAATCTTAGTGACAAATCTACAGCTACGTTCCTACCTTACGAGATGAAATGAAAGGATTGCTAACCACAGCTAGTCCAGCAATTTACGAAACCAAAAtcacttttccattttctctttttcaaaatGTTGCAACACAATATCAATGCCAAGCGCCCAAGGAGGATAACCCTTTTGCACGACGATTGATATAGAATCATCTTCAGGAAAGAAAAGGGTCGAGAAGGTATTTCCCGCTGACGTCCATGTTAATGTAACAAGGTCGACTAGCGGCCGCGTCGACCACGCTGCAGACACGTTTTGCGTTCGTTGACCCTGACACtggggattttttctttctctcttcgtctttttactcttctttacGGTTATAAACTGGACGAGAGAACCATGGTATGAAGTGGTGTCCATAGATGTAGAgaagaaatttggaaaaaaaatgaaaagtcaaAATATTTTTTGGTTCAGAACAACTTATCGCCGGATAAGATTTTCTTCGGGTCGATTGCCTGAAACAGCTGCCCgcaatttgtctttgtttttctaatACTCTGCTTGTCCTTGAGAGAAGTTTTAGATTGCTTTCATTGGTGAAAATAGATTGCCttgtccttacacacacacacacatacatacacacacacacatatatatatttatatatatatatgtatatatatttataaacatatatatatatatacatatacatacatacatacatatatatatatatatatatatatatatatatatacatatatatatatatatatatatatatatatatatatatataaatatatatacaaatatatacatatatatatatatatatatatatatatatatatgtacatatatatatatatatatatatattcatatatatatacacatattttttgtatatatatatatatatatatatatatatatatatatatatatatttatatatatatatatatatatatatatatatatacatatatatatatatatatatatatatatatatatatatatatatatatatatatatatatatatatatatgtgtgtgtgtgtgagagagagagagagagagagagagaaagagagggagagagagagagagagagagagagagagagagagagagagaaagagaaagaaagagaagagagagagagagagagagagagagagagagagagagagagagagagagagagagagggagacagagagagagagagagagagagagagagagagagagagggagagggaagaagagagagaaagagagagagagagagagagagagagagagagagagagagagagagagagagagagagagagagagagagagagagagagagagagagacagagagagagagagagagagagagagagagagagagagagagagagagagagagagagagagagagagagagagagagagagagagagagagagagaaagagagagagagagagagagagagagagagagagagagagagagagagagagagagagagatagagagatagatagagagatagatagatagatagaaatagagagagagaggctacacCTTTACAATTCATTTATAAAGACAATTCATCACTCTGTATGCAATTGCTACATGCATACACGTGTTCACATAAGTATGTGCGTTTTTAGGTGGACTGTGGCTAGCTGTTCCACTTACCTACatagacccctcccccctccccctccaaggcCCGGACCCCCCCTGTCCCAGTCACGTGACCCCCAGCACCGCCTTCTCGCCATACCTCCGGAATTTTCCTAAATATTCTCAgtattcatattctctctttctttatttattttctctctctactttgctctcccccccccctctctctctctctctcaaacaaatgAAGGAAAGAGGTACGAAgcgaaacagatagagaaagaaagagagagagagagagacgacaatagaatggaaatgaaaagaacCAAGAAGCTACTCTCTTATTCCTATCCTTCTACATTTTCTTGTTCATTATTTACATCATGATTTATACGCTTCTTTTATACCTTATCTAtcgtccttcattttctcttacctttcctcTACATCGTATGTGATAAGCTCCTCCCACGCCCGACTTTGATCTTAGGAAAAGCTCTGCCATCTTCCCACACGCTTCCTTTCTCGAAGAGTTCCAAGGATAGGAACATCCGAGGGAGCAGATCCTCACTGCAAGAGGATCAAGAGGCTATCCTTTCgcgttgattgtttgttttgttttgtttgttttctatcgCCAAGGCTACGAGGGGAAAATCGTTAGTGATAGATAATGATTGGTTAGCGTAAGCGGGCGGGTAGAGCGGGTCCGTTGCCAGCAGAAAAGCCCAGCTTGTGGTAGGTTCATGTATTTTGCAATTGAGCTTTtgcgtctctttgtctgtttgttaaggtatctgtctgtctgtctgtttctctttttcctgttttaaGGAATGGTGTGTGTAAAACTGTTTttccatatgcatgtatgtttttttctttcttttttttttagggataacGTCTAAAATTGGTGAAGCAAAATTATGTATAATGCCATATCATGACATACATCTCTCTAAAAGCCAGTACAAACGAGTCTCCCCCTCGCAGCATGGCCAGAGCAGCGCTCGTGACCCTCCTGGCGGTGGCGGTCGTGGCGGTGGCAGCGTTGGCGTCCACGGCGCAGGCGCAGCAGGCGCAGCAGAGCGGGACGGCCGTGCAGGAGGTGAGCGGAAGGCTGGCGCATCTTGTTGCTCTGTTATTTCGTAATGACTGGGTTAATTACGTGATTAcgtaatattatattaattatgtatatcATTGGTGCTGAGTATTGATATAAATCTATTTCTGGTTGACTGTACTCATGATAACAATGGTCATgctcatgataattataagattacTTCttgtcataattgtaatgatgatattaacgaatCAGCAGAAATATTTCCcataattgttcttgttattatttacttCTGTCATTACTCCTCGGAAGCGAGAGACACAAAACACGAACAgtaaatgcaaaaagaaaaacacggTGACAATAATCACTAACAGCCATCACAAAAAAACATCTTAACGCGAGTTGCCACAACACCACACTCACCACGCCCATTATTACAATCGCCACCATAGCATTCACCATCAATACATAGATGATAAAACAACACCGACAGAGAAACACCACACCTGTCACCATCAGGAACCGAGGCACCTTAtccgcctccaccaccatcaccatcaccaccgctacCACAGTTACTCTCATTCACCGCCATAGTCACTGCATCTTCCACCAACACCAGTACaataaaaatacagataacaatattgataatcataataataatcataataacaatgacagtaataataataataataataataataataataataataataataataataataataatgatgataatgattattataataatgataatgataaaaaatgatagtaataataataacaatgacaatgataataatgatataggtacagtagtagtattgataataatgatataatagtaataggcTGAGACCACTAATCCAATTCGAATAAAGCCATCGCCCCCCaagcgaacccccccccccaccacacaaccaaacaccccccccctcccccctgctccctctcccacaccaaaatcaacctacccccctctctccctactccctccccaacAACATCAGCCAGAGATGaaccctccccccgccaccctccTGCTCCAACCCCTCAACCAAACCGACAGAAGAactaaccctccttcccctcatcctacaACACTGCATCCAAGACagagcctcctcccctcctcaaccgccaaccaaaacaaccaaaaaaactggcatcaccccctccctctcccacaagaGCCCCAACCCCACCTAATCAAGAGCAACTCAGACTCCTATCCCCCAACCAAATACAAAGCAACCCAtgatctgccccccctccccctccacagcaACCAACCAAACGCCCAACCAAagtcttactccctcctctcccaaccaAACGCCCCCCCAAAACAACCTAAAAGACAACCCAGAAGTCTAACCCCTAAAACCCTCCAACAACCCAGTagtcctccaacccctcctcccccaacccctcctcccaaccccctcctcccccaacccaaatcctctaacccttctccccccccccccgacccccggcCTCCTGGAGCGCATCATGACCAACTACGTGTACCCGCTGCGCGACATGGACTGGCGCACCATGGTCAGGAACGCCCTCGAGAACATGATGAACTACATCGCCCCCGACGCCAAGGAGCCCAAGATCGGAGGGGTGagtggcggagggaagggagggactggagggaagggagggactggagggaagggagggactggagggaagggaaggactggagggaaggggggcagtggagggaagggagggagtgaagggaagggggcagagggaagggaggagcagtgagggaaggggagggtgaggggtcgGGTAGAGGGTGcaacgaatgaaggaaggagaaaaggggaggaatgaaGATTGAAGAAGAGGCGAAgacaggaaagggggaaggggaagagcgggTGGAGACACGGCAGACGGGAGTGGGAGAATGGAGTGAaaggtggaggatggaagagagcgagaggaaggtggagggaggagagaagggaaggagaggaggacagtGGATAGGGTGGAGAGAGGATGGCTGGTAGAGactggtgggtggatggaagaatggaaagggattaggagggcagaggaagggtggagaatggagggagagaggtaggaaggatgagggacaagggaaatggagggagagaaatggggggggaggagggagagagaactgagataaagagacgaaaaagaagagggagggtagcAAACcttgggagagaggtaggagagaagagaaaaactgaGATATGTAGAatggaaatgggaaaaggaaactggaggaagagagataggagggaagaaggatggaaactTTAGGAAGAGAAGTATAAATGAAGATAGAGattgaagaatggagagagagatgggagagaagagggaatgcggaaaatggagggaaagagttgaaagtagagaggagggagaggtggagagaacgAGGTAAGGCGAGGGTGccgggtggagagaaggggtggagagtgCATGGGAGAATTATGAATAATGACtaggagggaagggcagaaggcggggtgtgtggagggaaagagagggaaacaggaaagggaaggaaggggggacacGGGAGGGCGCACGTGTGTCTATATCAGTTATTCAGACTCATTGTGATATATCATTACATTTCTTGGTGCATTAGAATCTTCAAAAAGTATACTAATTGCTTTTCAAAGCTGATACTAAATGTACTGAATATAACTAAGATCATTTAAGGTAATATATACCAACAACAAGTATATTCTGACTCTGGTGGAGGAAGGTCTTTAAATCTAGGCTAATCTTACGACATGTTTTGGTTCATATAAATCGCATTGCAATAATTTGGGGTTTGCATGATCCGCATCTGGCAACACTTTTGTTTCTTAGTTCTTCCCATAAGCCGTAAGGTTGGCATTGGGAGCTTAATTGCAAGGATCTCACCCTTAAACCCTCTTATTCTTAAAGATTCTCTATGGGGAAAGGAAATCGCGAGTTGCCAGATGAGCAATAAACtcattttttattcgtatttaaGAAAGCAACATCTGGCAACTCAATCCCCAAAATAAAACTGCAACTATCTGTCATAAAAACAGacgaaacgataataatgataataatgattataatgatattaagcttcatcatcataataatgattaccacaataatgataacaatgatgatgataagagtattaGTATGTTATGAAATTGGTATTAATAACAGATGATAAAACATATCGAATGATATGATAAGATGccctaatttttaaaaatatattcatttactttggTTCCTGTAACATGTTTGTTTgctcttatttcatttttcttgcaTTTCAATTTACGCGAATGATACTCTTATGATCTATTACATTAAGGCGATAAAATATATCACTCATTTAACCAATTTCTTCACATCTTAATAAACAGTTTCATGCAATAAGAATAGTAAGCACTTCTTCGCTAAGCgtcatctccctcattcctcttgtctcctcttcAGCCATTTCTGGGCATGCGAGATCAGCGTATTTTCTGCTGCGTTTGGTAGCTGGTGCGACGCCTTCCTTTCTGAGAGAGAAATGGGTCGTAATTCAGGCTCGTTCTTTGTGGGAAAATGATTTCCTCTCTCGCACGAAAGTGAATTCAATTCTTTTCTATTTCGCGATGACTGTCtctacccgtctgtctgtctgtatgtctctctctatgcatctatttatctatctatccatgtctctctctctgtcgtctctctctctctctctctctctctctccctctctctctctctctctctttctctctctctctctctctctctctctctctctctctctctctctctctctctctctctctctctctctctctctctctctctctctctctctctctctctctctctctctctctctctctctctctctctctctctctctctctttctccctctctctgtcgctctcgctctctgtcgctctctctctctctctctctctctctctatgtcgctctctctttctctctctctctctctgtcgtctctcactcactcactctctctctcgtgtctctctctctctctctctctctctctctctctctctctctctctctctctctctctctctctctctctctccctccctccctccctccctccctcccctccctccctccctccgtcattaTGACTCACATGACACTTTTCTGCTTAACTCTCTTCTGGCATATACAACTGACACTGACAGAAGGCCCCCCTCCGTCGCAAGCATTTTCCTGTTTTCGAAATTCAGAATATACTGAAACACTCATCGCAGACATCGGTCATTCACTGGACATGTAATCGAAAATTTGTTCCCAAACTGCACCCTGTTTAGCGATCCCCTCAAGTCCCCAAAATGAAACACACACTACTTTGTTTTGAAACTACAACGATTTTATTTTGTTGAGCATTTGTTGTTTAAAggtgtgtttttattgttattcataataAGTGAACTTatttattatgaattttattatttttatactaaAACGATGTCGATCTCATTACTTCGATTTAACCATTGTTCaaaaattttgattttgatagCTACAGAAATGTCGAAAGGGGATTAGTttcattcttttccattttcatgtTGTCGCAAACAGCTTCTAACATGGAATTCCCGCTTGACTGTCGGAATCCCCGTGAGTGTGCACAGGCCTCGTTAACATGTGTTCCCTCCCTTAGGCGCAGGACAGAGCAGCCATGGTCGTCCGAAAACTCCTCGGTCGGGCTGTGCACTACATGCATTCGGTCGTGGCTTAATGCGAGGCACCACCTTAACCCTGAGGCCAGCACTACCCTGACCACAGTTCACGGGCCACTGACGACCACCACTCCCTCTTAAACGACCCGCGAACTCATTGACCACAACCTACAGTCTACCTTGGAAGAATGGTCTCGAGTCTCTGCCAATGCTTTGTCAGTTGAAAGGATTCTCGGCGTGCTCCTGTCTGCACGACCTGGTGAGGAAGGAGATTACGGGTCGTCCTCCATCCACGACCTCGACAAGCATTAACGTTTACAATTGGCAACAGACAACCCACACAACACATcaagagcaaaaagagaaaaggaaaatgaatgttGTTACACGTCCCCCTCCCGCATTTCCACCAACGCAAACACAACACAAAGATGAAGCCTTCCTTGCACGACCCGATCTTTCGTCGCTCTCCCCTGGTCGAGGCTTGGGGTCTCGCTCACGGCACCTTATGCCTTATGCCTTATCCTATAGACCTCTGCCTAATCGTCTGCCTGTGGCCTTTGCTCGTTGTGTGCACATAGATAGGCTTGGCTTTTGGTTGGACCTTGTCGGGCGGATCTCTGTTTATATAAGcacttgttattcttgttactgttagattttgctgttgatgttttatcatttattttaagcTTTGTTGTATTCATTGAGATTATTCGTTACTGTTATCACTTGTTTATTCATTACCGCTATGCACATACCTCACCTATTTATATCCCTGGAATGCCTCATGCTCTTCCATTCCATCGAATCACAAGCAGCGTCACTTAACCACTTGATATCTCACCGACGGAAATCCGCCACTTTCACCCGGCACTTCCCTTAGCTGCCCCGAGCACGGAGGGAAGCGGGCGGCGACGCGGGGAATGTGGTCTCCTTCCTGGGCTTCCTCTTAGAGCAGCTCGACCTCtcggaaggtgagggagagaccaagaggagaaggaagaggaacccTCACTCCGGAGCCTCGAACAGCCGCTCCCTCCCACGTTCGAACCCTGCAGAAGAAGCCGAGGCAGAACCTGCAAGGgaagacaacaacagcagcagcaacttgGGGAAACTCTTCTTCAACGGCAACAGCAATGTGTCCTCGTCGGTCGCTGGGTATTCCTGGGCATACCTGAGCATGCTGGCGTTCTACTGTTGCCTCAGCATCTTCGGCGCCCTCCTGCCGCTCCACAAGATGGCCAGAGACGAGATCCTGGAGGCCACGGGGAGCGAAGGACCCCACCAGCCGCCCCACAACCACATCGAGACGGGGAATATCTTCCAGATCTAGAGGGAATGGCTCGCGAGAGAGACGACGGCAGGTAAAAATTGGGAATGGCtcgggagagggggataaaggtaaAAATGCATGTACACGAATGCGCATCCATTTGTTTGTTCATTAGTTACAGTATGTGTGTGGGCCATGACAATATTCTGTGGTTATCTCGCTTTCTAGACCAACGGAAATGTTTTGTGATTAACCATATTTGCGCGATCAGTTTCTAATATTTAAGGACTCCATAAGCAATAGAATATAGACTGATATAATGTGTAATATTATGTTTAGCAGATAACATGCTCctccacagagagagaaaatcatttaAACTAATGCTGAATAGAATATACGTAAACAAAAAGAGCCAAGACCCAGAATGATGTTCAAAGCATCActaaatctctctatataaaggggaaggtcagaggtcaagggtCAAGTTTTTTTTAGTGGCTGTGGCTTCTGTGGTCAACTCAGTTAACTGGTAAGTTTATGTCTAGTTACTAAGGTATTTATTGAgttctattt
This window contains:
- the LOC138859428 gene encoding uncharacterized protein, whose product is MARAALVTLLAVAVVAVAALASTAQAQQAQQSGTAVQETPGLLERIMTNYVYPLRDMDWRTMVRNALENMMNYIAPDAKEPKIGGLPRARREAGGDAGNVVSFLGFLLEQLDLSEGEGETKRRRKRNPHSGASNSRSLPRSNPAEEAEAEPAREDNNSSSNLGKLFFNGNSNVSSSVAGYSWAYLSMLAFYCCLSIFGALLPLHKMARDEILEATGSEGPHQPPHNHIETGNIFQI